A single region of the Cereibacter sphaeroides 2.4.1 genome encodes:
- a CDS encoding phage portal protein yields the protein MTGAFITTGAALRVPAVACAVGLIAETVGALPVKIFDAGKLTRRDHPAYRLIHDEANPWTSAAELRAQLTADALLNDHGGFALVVRASDGRPLELHRLDPAAVRLDAAPDGSPLYIVATNTGPASYGFADVLHVRAFGGSPISLGREAIALAIAFEDHIGSLFRNGGRPSGIIKSPKILDVDAKRKLAASWFTTHSGRNSGGTAILDEGMDYQALSATLADSQFAENRLEQIREIARAFRIPVTMLGELSRGTWSNLEEQNRQFLQFTLRPWLRAWEWAYARCLLTPDERRELTAEFVTDDLLTTSHAARATAYGQYRAMSAMTANEVRAGLNLPAHPDGDTLENPHITTGGKSETVSPLPDEESA from the coding sequence GTGACCGGCGCCTTCATCACCACGGGCGCGGCCTTGCGCGTTCCGGCCGTGGCCTGCGCCGTGGGCCTGATCGCCGAGACGGTCGGCGCGCTGCCGGTGAAGATCTTCGACGCCGGGAAGCTGACGCGGCGCGATCATCCGGCCTATCGCCTGATCCATGACGAGGCGAACCCGTGGACCTCGGCCGCCGAGCTGCGCGCCCAGCTCACGGCCGACGCCCTTCTGAACGATCATGGCGGCTTCGCCCTCGTCGTGCGCGCGAGCGACGGCCGCCCGCTGGAGCTGCACCGGCTGGACCCGGCCGCCGTGCGCCTCGACGCCGCGCCGGACGGCTCGCCCCTCTACATCGTCGCGACCAACACTGGCCCCGCGAGCTACGGCTTCGCGGACGTGCTGCATGTCCGCGCCTTCGGCGGCTCGCCGATCAGCCTGGGCCGCGAGGCCATCGCGCTCGCCATTGCCTTCGAGGACCATATCGGCAGCCTCTTCCGCAACGGCGGGCGCCCGTCCGGCATCATCAAAAGCCCGAAGATCCTCGACGTGGACGCGAAGCGGAAGCTCGCGGCCTCGTGGTTCACCACGCACTCCGGGCGCAACTCCGGCGGCACGGCGATCCTTGACGAAGGCATGGACTATCAGGCCCTGTCCGCGACCCTCGCCGACAGCCAGTTTGCCGAGAATCGGCTTGAACAGATCCGCGAGATTGCCCGCGCATTCAGGATTCCGGTCACGATGCTAGGCGAGCTGTCGCGCGGAACGTGGAGCAACCTCGAAGAGCAGAACCGGCAATTCCTGCAATTCACGCTGCGCCCGTGGCTGCGCGCATGGGAATGGGCCTATGCCCGCTGTCTGCTGACCCCCGACGAGCGCCGCGAGCTGACGGCCGAGTTTGTCACCGACGACCTGCTGACCACGAGCCACGCCGCCCGCGCAACCGCCTATGGGCAGTATCGCGCCATGAGCGCGATGACCGCGAACGAGGTCCGCGCGGGCCTGAACCTTCCGGCGCACCCGGATGGCGACACGCTCGAAAACCCCCACATCACGACCGGCGGCAAAAGCGAAACCGTTTCGCCT